A region of the Cucurbita pepo subsp. pepo cultivar mu-cu-16 chromosome LG14, ASM280686v2, whole genome shotgun sequence genome:
CTTCTAacattcaattaattattcttatttaaatcatattaatgTCGAATATTCGTTATATAAAACAAACCTGACCTTGTTAGTAAAATCGAGTACTTACTTGTAATTTTACCTAAACAATAAACgttgaaacaaaaattgacAAAAATTGGAATGAGAAACGCGTTTTTTATGATGCAAGGACATTTTTGTCTTTATacacatatattttataacttattaataatatttatatgatattaaataaaaattacaatattagttaaaaaaaaaaggaattataataaataaaatttgtttaaaaataaggATAAACTTTAAGAGCATAGGGTCACAtgagaataattaataatatattgagacattaatatatattttttaaaacttttttaaatggtattttcatattatttttagtataaaaaaacaatattctaatttaaggtatttttaatttagaataatatttaatttagaattgtGAAAGGGGCTTAAACTAATACGTCACACATCCTAAGCAAACGCGTATAAGAATAACcaaataacaattaatttaaatatatattaaattaaatacaaatttagtcattaactttttatattcatatatatttaatacatatttaatttttctacattttttaaatttacgtattaatcataaaatttaatttcatagaaaataaaactttaattatcAACCAtacaaaaatcaatatattttttttattttaaaattttgaaatcttctgcctacaaatttaaaatttcataacaaACTACTTGtaattacattaaaatatttaattagattaaattattttacaaattcTCAGATGCCATTAAATACccgaattaaaatttttaaaaacttcgtTTAATCTAAATATTCATAGTATTTGCAGtactatataatatatctCGAAAGCTtaatattaagaattaaatttaaaattgttattatttattgtaattaatattaactttAATTGGGAGTGTATATCTTTatcaatatttcaaaaatatccaaATGAATATTGGGAGTGAACTTTTAGGAGATATGTGGGAAATAATTGGTGGTGGAGagttagtttaaaaataaaataaaataaaaaaaaaacagaaaaaaaaaaaacataaagccGACAATAGAGAAACTTATTATTGACATTGTCATATGGACGGTTGgcctaaaaatattaacattgttatgtttttttttttaaattaaaatatttatagtaattttattggattttagttattatataatatttgttgtgaagaagtataattttattaaaaaaaaatcccgaCAACCGAACACAATCCAAGAATAGAGATAAAAGGGTTTAATTGAGTTGTGAAATCTATTCGAGTTGTGTGGGTCATTGACCCTACCCatctgaaattttgaattggttCATGAAATTTGTTAAACCTAACCCGTGTATACCCTTATTCACAAGGTACTTATATGGAATACGAGAACTTAcctcattttatttattttttaatatataaataaaaattttatgatttaatacgtattttaaaataataataatgaggaataatttttaatggcTAATAGCTTTGtccatataaaattaaatagaaaatttattataaatggaAATTACAGCAtggaataaaatttgaaatttaacctAGACACGTGTCGGTGCGGATATCTGGGTGCCCATCTCCTACTTTGTCCCTCCCGTACCCGATCCAGCTAATTCTACATGGGCCAGAGGCCCAAGCCAACGCAGCCCAGCGGCCCACTTAACACTCACAAACCCTAGAAGCTTTTCACGGCTGCTCCTGCTCCATCTCTTTTCACGGCTGCTCCTGTTCCTGCTCCTGCTCCTCATTCTTCTCGCCTCTTGCCTCGACTGCTGCTGTCTTCAGTTCTTCCTGAACTTCAACCATGGtacctctcttcttcttctaattttttctctATCACTGCGTctaatttatgtttgtttcaGTTCTCTGGGTTTTAGAGTAATGGGGTATTTCAAAAGGAATCGATCTGGGAGTTGGAATTGTTACCCAATTGTGTAGTTTGAATTGTTGTAGtggtttaattttgaattcgGCTGAGAAGGCTATATTttagtttagggtttagtgTTTGGcctctcatttttcagttgaTTCTGTTCTTCAGATTATTTCAGAGAAGAACCGTAGGGAGATCTCCAAGTATCTCTTTCAAGGTATAACCAAACTCGATCACTCTTAAGCTAGCgtttttattttcagttttctgattcgaggatGATTgtgtgattttatttatttgtattgtTATGATTTCAGAGGGGGTTTGTTTTGCCAAGAAGGACTACAATTTGGCCAAGCACCCAGAAATCGATGTGCCTAATTTGCAGGTTATTAAGCTGATGCAGAGCTTCAAGTCCAAGGAATATGTGCGCGAGACATTTGCATGGATGCATTACTACTGGTACCTCACCAACGATGGCATTGAGTTCCTCAGAACTTACCTCAATCTTCCTTCTGAAATTGTCCCTGCTACCTTGAAGAAACAAGCTAAGCCCGCTGGTAGGCCCTTTGGTGGACCACCCGGTGATCGCCCACGGTATAAATTATATCTACAATGCTGATTAATTCATTGCGGTTTATTGCTGATAGATCTGTGTTCTTGATCTACGGATTGTAGATAGTCGCAGATTTATAGGTGGATGTGTATTTGCATAGCTGTTTGTGTAATTTGCAtgtgttttgttattttgcaAGCTGTATTTATTCTTATCAGCATTCTGATTGAATTTTGGTGATTCTTATGAATCAGGGGTCCACCTCGTTTTGAGGGTGGTGAGAGGAGGTTTGGTGACCGTGATGGTTACCGTGGAGGTCCTCGTGGACCTGCTGGCGAGTTTGGGGGTGACAAGGGAGGAGCTCCTGCAGATTACAGGCCTTCTTTTGgggtaattattttatataatcgTGCTATCCGTAATATGGTTGATGATTCCACATAAAAAATGCTGTTTTTTTACTGCTTTTGTTCTACCCTTGGGGTGGTTATTGTAGAGCGTTATTAAAAGCCATACAATCTTTGTTCATCTATATAGTTAGAGTTTTACTTAGGGTAACACCATTCTGCATGGTAAAATGGTAGTTAGAGTTTTACTTAGGGTAACAGCATTGTGCATGGTAAAATGGTTTTGATATTCTCGAGTAGGCTGGATTACATCTTATTGTTATAGATTAGTCTCTTCATCTGTTGATGCTTTCCTCCGTAAGTGCTTCCTAATCAGTTTGTCTGAGCAGTTAATAACTTggattaaaatgtttaatagtAGTGATCTTTGGCTTTTTCATGTCTTTGTCTCTGTTCACTAGCAATATAATGATTTTCTAGGGATAAACCTGTGatatcccatatcggttggaaaggagaacgaaacattccttataagtgtgtggaaacctcttcctaatagatgcgttttaaaaccctgaGGGAatgggaaagtccaaagaggacagtatgaCTGTTACAAAGTTGACTATTTTCCATTGAGGTTTTAGGTGAACATAAGAGTCTAGTGGCGAGAATCGCCTCTTATCCACGGATGAATACTTGTAATAGAAAAATGGGTAGCTGAAATGTTTGAAATGTCATAAAAACTTGATTTTTTGGGTCCGGTATTCCGATCACGGTATTATATGGTCACGGAAGttattttgaatgaattttaACTTTATGATGGACCTCGATGTGATCTTTAATGTAAGTTCGATTAAAAGAAGTTTGACACGGTTATGTTCATTGTTGTTCTACCCTAAAAAATTTCTCAGGGTCCTGGTGGAAGGCCGGGATTTGGCCGTGGAGCTGGTAGCTATGGCGGAGGAGCTGCAGCAAGCTCAAACCTTCCATGAAAAGCATGATCTTAGAAGCAGTTTAATGAATTTTCAGTGGAAAGAGTTAGCAGCAGCTTGACTGAAGAGTTCATTAGcattttttccccctttcaTTTAGCTTTGGGAATCTTATTAATGTCAAATTTTCATTGTGCAAATTGAAGTTGACTTTAAAACACACCACTACTTTGCAAgtataaattttgttcttcccCTTTGACCGTCTTTTATTACTGTTTTAAGCAGATTCTTGTAGTTTTAATTAAACTGcattttttatacattttatttttattaagattgCTGATTATTTAATAGCTCATATAATTCTACAACCTTctactttaatatataatagGCTTCCTACGATGTACTTATTTTGTATGTTAAAAAagtctaaaataatattttaactaaactattattattattatatcaattGTGATGAAATTAACTTCAAactaacaaaatatatatatatatatatatatatatatatatatatatatgcatattgGGTGAAGCTTAGTCCTTTGGACCTTTCAATCTCGCAACTTAATTCGGGTCAACGAAGTCAACTTCTTTTCTTGCCGCTGAAGGAAGGATCGGGGTTCATCATATTGAAAAGTGGCATGACTTGCTTTAACCGAAGGGGAGAAAGAAGGGAGTACGAAAGAAAGACTGATTGGAAGAAAGAAGGCATGACTTGCTTTAACCGAAGGGGAGAAAGAAGGGAGTACGAAAGAAAGACTGATTGGAAGACAGGGCCATTCTTCAACTCTGATTGGAAGACACCGAAGGAAGGGTCAGGGTTCATCATACTGAAAAGTGGCATGACTTGCTTTAACCTGGGCCTTTCTTCAACTCCCTCAGGGTCGAAGGAAGGATCAAGGTTCATCATATTGAAAAGTGGCATGACTTGCTTTAACTGGGGGCCTTTCTTCAACTCCCTCAGGGTTTAACATCCATAAAGTCACGCAGCGAGCTATCAAACAATCAGTCGTTAAAACTCCAGTAAAGAGAGCATAGACAGGtgctactatatatatatatatttatttatttatttattgttagtttgatatttataggattcaaataagttaaattgaagaaaatatagaaattaaaactgtttaaaatataagacTAAAAATTAGAACCATGATTTATTTACCATAAAtggtaaatataaataattaagaaaatatcagatatatttaaattgtaaatataaataattaagaaaatatcaGATATAGTTTTatagataattttatttttcatttttgtagttattgaactaaaaaaaaaaaa
Encoded here:
- the LOC111810727 gene encoding 40S ribosomal protein S10-1-like, giving the protein MIISEKNRREISKYLFQEGVCFAKKDYNLAKHPEIDVPNLQVIKLMQSFKSKEYVRETFAWMHYYWYLTNDGIEFLRTYLNLPSEIVPATLKKQAKPAGRPFGGPPGDRPRGPPRFEGGERRFGDRDGYRGGPRGPAGEFGGDKGGAPADYRPSFGGPGGRPGFGRGAGSYGGGAAASSNLP